One genomic window of Polyodon spathula isolate WHYD16114869_AA chromosome 8, ASM1765450v1, whole genome shotgun sequence includes the following:
- the LOC121319658 gene encoding T-complex protein 11-like protein 2 has protein sequence MPFNDGQPSTSTSDDQNSDTESSERCDSMTSSSDTECSRLSFTSDSSSKRSSPASSPPKMVTFDDLMTSARDLSNLSLAHEIVVNRNFQVEHPELPENSLERKVKEIVHKAFWDRLEAELNEDPPKYEYAIRLVGEIKEILLSFLNPGANRLRNQICEVLDMNLIQQQVDNDAVDIHGLENYIITVMGRLCAPARDDEIKKLKDISDIVPLFREIFRVLDIMKMDMVNFTINNIRPQLQMQSIEYERTKFQAILDKTPSALDHTTEWMKESLDELMAVKPCTSSSSSGAENLTSGIPSPMSVLNNFYIKLLDWDCQKKVLPETLITDETRLLELQKSLELYKVVAAVLLIVYNAIGGPISGLPILADQLKKISSVLLEGIHSKSFNMTEALENVSAQICTALNKSLTERGYPALPAHVQVALTGQICTIEHKDNSIRNLIDDRVHSYMKLSIVPNSHTQPLAVPGGLALIQPELEVIRAQFNSIINFNKQVYCPFYGRILRKLLLSEAPQGTAEAVTPAVTAE, from the exons ATGCCATTCAATGACGGGCAACCCTCCACCTCCACGAGCGATGACCAGAACAGTGACACTGAATCCTCAGAGCGATGTGACAGCATGACTTCATCCAGTGACACTGAATGTTCCCGACTGAGCTTTACCAGTGACTCCTCCAGCAAGCGAAGCTCCCCAGCAT CAAGCCCTCCTAAAATGGTTACATTTGATGACCTTATGACCTCTGCAAGAGACCTGTCTAACCTGAGTTTGGCACATGAAATAGTTGTGAATAGAAACTTCCAAGTGGAACACCCTGAACTGCCTGAGAAtag TTTGGAGAGGAAAGTGAAAGAAATTGTTCACAAGGCATTTTGGGATCGCTTGGAGGCAGAACTTAATGAAGATCCTCCTAAGTATGAATATGCCATCAGACTAGTAGGAGAAATCAAAGAG ATTCTACTCTCATTCCTCAATCCTGGTGCAAATCGACTTCGGAACCAGATCTGCGAAGTTCTAGACATGAATCTCATACAGCAGCAAGTTGATAACGATGCTGTGGACATCCATGGACTAGAAAACTACATTATTACAGTCATGGGAAGGCTGTGTGCCCCGGCACGGGATGATGAAATCAAGAAGTTAAAAGATATTTCTGACATTGTCCCATTGTTTCG GGAGATTTTTCGTGTGCTGGACATAATGAAAATGGATATGGTCAattttacaattaataacattcGACCCCAGCTGCAGATGCAGTCTATTGAGTATGAAAGAACCAAGTTCCAGGCTATTTTAGACAAGACTCCCA gtgcactggaccacacaactgAGTGGATGAAGGAGTCCCTTGATGAATTAATGGCTGTAAAACCATGCACTAGCTCGTCGTCCTCTGGTGCTGAAAACCTTACCAGTGGCATCCCCAGCCCAATGTCAGTGTTGAATAACTTTTACATTAAACTTTTGGACTGGGACTGCCAGAAGAAAGTGTTGCCGGAG ACTCTGATTACAGATGAGACCCGCCTCCTAGAGCTCCAAAAAAGCCTGGAGTTGTATAAGGTAGTAGCAGCTGTGTTGTTGATAGTCTACAATGCAATAGGAGGACCCATCTCAGGCTTGCCAATTTTGGCTGACCAGCTAAAAAAGATCAGTAGTGTTCTTCTTGAAGGGATTCACAGCAA ATCATTTAACATGACTGAGGCACTTGAAAATGTAAGTGCTCAAATTTGCACTGCTCTGAATAAGTCTCTGACTGAGCGAGGTTATCCTGCACTCCCGGCTCACGTCCAGGTTGCTCTGACAGGGCAGATCTGCACCATTGAGCATAAGGACAACTCTATCCGTAATCTCATTG ATGACAGAGTCCACTCATACATGAAACTTAGCATTGTTCCAAATTCCCACACCCAGCCACTTGCTGTTCCTGGAGGCCTTGCACTCATTCAGCCTGAGCTGGAGGTAATCAGGGCCCAGTTTAACAGCATCATCAACTTCAATAAACAAGTGTACTGTCCCTTTTATGGAAGGATCCTGCGGAAATTGCTGTTAAGTGAAGCACCACAGGGAACTGCAGAAGCTGTAACGCCTGCTGTAACTGCTGAATGA